The region GAGGCGACGACCACGTTCTCCATGCGCACGCGCTTCGAGACACCCGTCGAGGAGGCCGGGCGGATCGAGGCGGCCCTCCGGCCGCGGGCCGAGACCCTGCGCGCCGAGCTGCACGTGCGGCCCGAGCCGCGCCGCTGCCGCACGCTGGTGATGGTGTCGAAGGTCGACCACTGCCTCCTCGACCTGCTCTACCGCCTCGAGATGGGCGAGCTGCTCGTCGACATCCCCGTCGTCGTGTCGAACCACACCGCGCTCGCCGACACCGTCGCCCGGCACGGCATCGCCTTCGAGCACATCCCGGTCACGCCGGCGACGAAGGAGCAGGCCGAGGCGAAGCTCCTCCACATCGTCGCCGACCAGCAGATCGACCTCGTCGTGCTGGCGCGCTACATGCAGATCCTGTCGGAGGACCTGTGTGACCGGCTGGCCGGGCGGGTCATCAACATCCACCACTCGTTCCTCCCCGGCTTCCGGGGCGCCAGCCCCTACCGCCAGGCCTGGGAGCGGGGCGTCAAGCTCATCGGAGCGACGGCGCACTACGTGACGGCCGAGCTCGACGAGGGTCCGATCATCGCCCAGGACGTCGCTCCCGTGTCGCACTCGCAGAGCGCCCAGCAGATGCAGACCATCGGCCGTGACCTCGAGCGGATCGTCCTGTCCCGGGCGGTCGAGGCCCACGCCGAGGGCCGCGTGTTCCTCCTCGGCCGCCGCACCGTCGTCTTCGCCTGACCCCGACCGACCCCGCCTGAACCGTCCGAACCCGCCGCCGTCGGCCCGATGACCCGGTAGTTTGGCGAGGTCATGTCACCCGCCCCGGAAGCTTCCGTGGCGCGCTCCGTCGCGTCCCCAGGCCCGCTCCACGACGTCGCCGACCGCCTGCGCGACGAGCCCGCGCTCGCCCAGGTGCTGGGCCGCTCGACCGCCACCGTCGCCGTCCCCGATGCGGCCCGCGCCCTGGTCACCGCCGGCCTCACCCGCCTCTCCAGCCGCCGGCCCGTCGTGCTCGCCGTCCCCACGTCGACCGAGGCCGAGCGCGTCACCCGCGACCTGGGCGCCTACCTGGGCGACGACGCCGTCGAGCTGTTCCCCGCCTGGGAGACCCTGCCGTTCGAGCGGGTCAGCCCGGGCGTCGAGACCATGGGTCGCCGC is a window of Acidimicrobiales bacterium DNA encoding:
- the purU gene encoding formyltetrahydrofolate deformylase codes for the protein MAVHILTLTCPDRPGIVASIAEGLLELDANILENAQFGDEATTTFSMRTRFETPVEEAGRIEAALRPRAETLRAELHVRPEPRRCRTLVMVSKVDHCLLDLLYRLEMGELLVDIPVVVSNHTALADTVARHGIAFEHIPVTPATKEQAEAKLLHIVADQQIDLVVLARYMQILSEDLCDRLAGRVINIHHSFLPGFRGASPYRQAWERGVKLIGATAHYVTAELDEGPIIAQDVAPVSHSQSAQQMQTIGRDLERIVLSRAVEAHAEGRVFLLGRRTVVFA